The following are encoded in a window of Acidobacteriota bacterium genomic DNA:
- a CDS encoding PDZ domain-containing protein has translation MRSILADKMYLGVTLAPGRWGTVITDVDEESPAERAGLDAGDRIIGINGHDCRGKSPSQIKRYLNPRDNGRDLTIVVVRLGELLRLHARLAPLPPERIEQIVANHLAKQHDDSEGH, from the coding sequence ATGCGATCAATTCTCGCCGACAAGATGTATCTCGGGGTCACCCTCGCGCCCGGTCGCTGGGGGACCGTCATCACGGACGTCGACGAGGAGAGTCCGGCGGAGAGGGCGGGGCTCGACGCAGGCGATCGCATCATCGGGATCAACGGTCACGATTGCCGGGGAAAGAGTCCTTCACAGATCAAGCGCTATCTCAACCCCCGGGACAACGGACGGGATCTGACCATCGTCGTCGTCCGGCTCGGTGAGCTTCTGCGGCTTCACGCCCGGCTTGCACCCCTCCCCCCGGAGCGGATCGAGCAGATCGTCGCCAATCACCTGGCGAAGCAGCACGACGACTCCGAAGGCCATTAG